A DNA window from Luteolibacter luteus contains the following coding sequences:
- a CDS encoding YciI family protein, translated as MANPNLKAHHPIGSEQNPKREKSQYMFLFRHGMWDKDMTPAQITQVMDDVTAWFDDLASKGKILGGSPLEEGGKTVHVRNGNVSVVDGPFVESKEAVAGYILVDVDSMEEAVEIAKTSPLMKYDTAMCTEVREVAPECPMYKRFREKEAAALV; from the coding sequence ATGGCCAATCCCAATCTCAAAGCCCACCATCCCATCGGTTCCGAGCAGAATCCGAAGCGGGAGAAGTCCCAGTATATGTTCCTCTTCCGCCACGGGATGTGGGACAAGGACATGACGCCGGCGCAAATCACGCAGGTGATGGATGACGTCACCGCCTGGTTCGACGACCTCGCTAGCAAGGGGAAGATCCTTGGTGGCAGCCCGCTGGAAGAAGGCGGGAAGACCGTGCATGTCCGGAATGGAAATGTCTCCGTGGTCGATGGCCCCTTCGTGGAATCGAAAGAGGCAGTCGCAGGTTACATTTTGGTCGATGTCGACAGCATGGAGGAGGCGGTAGAGATCGCGAAGACTTCGCCGCTGATGAAATACGACACGGCGATGTGCACGGAGGTCCGGGAGGTTGCTCCTGAGTGTCCGATGTACAAGCGCTTCCGTGAGAAGGAAGCGGCGGCGCTTGTTTGA
- a CDS encoding SRPBCC family protein yields MLKKILIGLAVVLLVLIVVIAMQPSDFRISRSAAIPAPPATVFAEVNELKNWEGWSPWAKMDPSMKQTYEGPAAGTGAISHWAGNSQVGEGQMTITESKPDELVRIKLDFIKPMAATNDVQFDFKPQGTETLVTWTMSGKSNFVGKAFGLFMDMEKMLGGQFEQGLAQLKTAATAKAAQ; encoded by the coding sequence ATGTTAAAGAAGATCCTTATTGGTTTAGCAGTGGTCCTGCTGGTGCTGATCGTGGTGATTGCCATGCAGCCTTCGGACTTCCGCATCAGCCGTTCCGCGGCGATTCCGGCGCCACCGGCGACCGTGTTCGCGGAGGTGAATGAATTGAAGAATTGGGAGGGGTGGTCCCCTTGGGCGAAGATGGATCCGTCGATGAAGCAGACCTATGAAGGCCCTGCAGCAGGCACGGGTGCCATTTCCCACTGGGCTGGAAACAGCCAGGTTGGTGAAGGCCAGATGACCATCACCGAGAGCAAGCCGGACGAACTGGTGCGCATCAAGCTGGACTTCATCAAGCCGATGGCTGCGACGAATGACGTGCAGTTCGACTTCAAGCCACAAGGCACCGAGACGCTCGTGACCTGGACGATGTCCGGGAAGAGCAATTTCGTTGGAAAGGCCTTCGGTCTTTTCATGGACATGGAGAAAATGCTGGGCGGTCAGTTCGAACAAGGACTGGCCCAATTGAAAACCGCCGCGACCGCAAAGGCGGCCCAATGA
- a CDS encoding VOC family protein has product MSATLTATKIEPYLQFGGRCEEALEFYSKALDGKIEMLMRFKDSPEPCEGAPQMDPNQVMHGAVKIGETTLMATDFGCCEGGGAPGFNGFSLSLAPSDEEQANKFFNALAEGGNVQMPLGKTFFSPCFGVVQDKYGVNWMVVVAA; this is encoded by the coding sequence ATGAGTGCTACACTTACCGCCACCAAGATCGAACCATACCTCCAATTCGGCGGCCGCTGTGAAGAGGCCTTGGAGTTTTACAGCAAGGCTCTCGACGGCAAGATCGAGATGCTGATGCGCTTCAAGGACAGCCCGGAGCCCTGCGAAGGTGCCCCCCAGATGGACCCGAACCAAGTCATGCACGGCGCGGTGAAGATCGGGGAGACGACGTTGATGGCTACCGACTTCGGCTGCTGCGAAGGCGGCGGAGCTCCCGGCTTCAATGGCTTTTCGCTCTCACTAGCGCCTTCGGACGAAGAGCAGGCAAACAAGTTCTTCAACGCGCTGGCCGAGGGAGGGAATGTCCAGATGCCCCTCGGCAAGACCTTCTTCTCGCCTTGCTTCGGCGTGGTGCAGGACAAGTACGGTGTGAACTGGATGGTCGTTGTTGCCGCCTGA